From Pagrus major chromosome 18, Pma_NU_1.0, a single genomic window includes:
- the LOC141013004 gene encoding uncharacterized protein yields MARGIAAYTRCVKWRFGCRQNWHLLFFLFYFTSMVSGHIRYSIPEEMKKGSLIGNVAQDLGLDLRRLRSGRARIVTGESIQYTELKTDKGILVVKERIDREQLCGDVTPCSFSFEVILENPMELHQITVEITDINDHSPSFKRDRMQFEISESANAGARFPLTSADDPDVGVNGLREYYLSENDNFVLKQNSNADGKKYAEMVLQKPLDRETNPHLSLKLIGVDGGTPQRSGTVNIDISVLDNNDNAPVFNQSVYKATVMENSPRDTYVTTVNASDADFGSNSVVTYYFSDLNRGFGELFTVNEKSGIILITGSVDYEKDKKYELRIEAKDQGGLTDSSKVVIEVIDVNDNAPTLSVMSFTSPVSEDSPSGTTIGIINVKDLDSGENGQVNCRIEQNAPFKIKSNLRNYYTLVTDTVLDRESVSEYNITVVATDAGMPPLSTKKTFHLKVSDVNDNAPVFPQSAYNAFITENNSPGVSVLTLRAKDPDENQNARISYILEDANIGASPVSEYVSINAESGVIHAVRSFDYEQIKQLVFVVKAQDGGSPPLSSNVSVKIMIQDQNDNPPQVLYPVQTGGSLVAEMVPRSADVGYLVTKVVAVDVDSGQNAWLSYKLQKATDRALFEVGLQNGEIRTIRQVTDKDAVKQRLTVIVEDNGQPSRSATVIVNVAVADSFPEVLSEFTDFPHDKEYNDNLTFYLVLALAVVSFLFITCLVVIISVKIYRWRQSRVLYHSSLPVIPYYPPRYSDTLGTGTLPHVYNYEVCRTTDSRRSDCKFGRAGSQNVLIMDPSSTGTMQRMQSEKSILDEPDSPLESYFRISVVLGSLLDIFSFFSFAMARGIAAYTRCVKWRFGCGQNWRLLFFLFYLTSMVSGHIRYSIPEEMKKGSLIGNVAQDLGLDLRRLRSGRARIVTGESIQYTELKTDKGILVVKERIDREQLCGDVTPCSFSFEVILENPMELHQITVEITDINDHSPSFKRDRMQFEISESANAGARFSLTSAEDPDVDVNGLREYFLTENDNFVLKQNSNADGKKYAEMVLQKPLDRETNPHLSLKLIAVDGGTPQRSGTVNIDISVLDINDNAPVFNQSVYKATVMENSPRDTYVTTVNASDADLGSNSVVTYYFSDLSSGLSNLFTVNEKSGTISITGSVDYEKDKKYELRIEAKDQGGLSDSSKVVIEVIDVNDNAPTLSVMSFTSPVSEDSSSGTTIGIINVKDLDSGENGQVNCRIEQNAPFKIKSNLRNYYTLVTDTVLDRESVSEYNITVVATDAGMPPLSTKKTFNLKISDVNDNAPVFPQGVYNAFITENNSPGVSVLTLRAKDPDENQNARISYILEDANIGASPVSEYVSINAESGVIHAVRSFDYEQIKQLVFVVKAQDGGSPPLSSNVSVKVMIQDQNDNPPQVLYPVQTGGSLVAEMVPRSADVGYLVTKVVAVDVDSGQNAWLSYKLQKTTDRALFEVGLQNGEIRTIRQVTDKDAVKQRLTVIVEDNGQPSRSATVIVNVAVADSFPEVLSEFTDFPHDKEYNDNLTFYLVLALAVVSFLFITCLVVIISVKIYRWRQSRVLYHSSLPVIPYYPPRYSDTLGTGTLPHVYNYEVCRTTDSRRSDCKFGRAGSQNVLIMDPSSTGTMQRMQSEKSILDEPDSPLEVSCNT; encoded by the exons ATGGCTCGTGGAATAGCAGCCTACACCCGGTGCGTAAAATGGCGCTTTGGCTGCCGACAGAATTGGCATCTTCTgttcttccttttttatttcacctctATGGTGAGCGGACATATCCGATATTCAATCCcagaagagatgaagaaaggCTCTCTGATCGGTAATGTAGCACAGGACCTTGGTTTGGATCTGAGAAGGCTCCGTTCTGGTCGGGCCCGTATCGTGACCGGAGAGAGCATCCAGTACACCGAGCTGAAGACAGACAAAGGGATTCTAGTCGTCAAAGAGAGAATTGACCGAGAGCAGCTTTGCGGGGACGTGACACCGTGTAGTTTCAGCTTTGAGGTGATTTTAGAAAACCCCATGGAGCTTCATCAAATTACAGTTGAAATCACAGATATAAACGATCATTCGCCCTCGTTTAAAAGAGACAGAATGCAATTTGAAATCAGCGAATCAGCTAATGCTGGTGCTCGTTTTCCACTGACTAGTGCAGACGACCCAGATGTAGGTGTGAATGGACTCAGAGAATATTATCTGTCCGAGAATGACAATTTTGTTCTGAAGCAAAACTCTAATGCAGATGGAAAGAAATATGCAGAGATGGTGTTACAGAAGCCattagacagagaaacaaatccTCATCTGTCTCTAAAGCTAATAGGTGTCGACGGTGGAACTCCGCAGAGATCTGGTACAGTAAACATAGATATCAGTGTTcttgataataatgataatgcgCCTGTATTTAATCAATCTGTGTACAAAGCTACAGTGATGGAGAACTCTCCCAGAGACACTTACGTCACCACTGTTAATGCCAGTGACGCAGATTTTGGCTCAAATAGTGTAGTGACGTATTATTTTTCAGATCTCAATCGTGGATTCGGTGAGttgtttacagtaaatgaaAAGAGTGGTATCATTTTAATAACAGGATCTGTTGATTACGAAAAAGATAAAAAGTACGAACTCAGGATCGAGGCAAAAGATCAGGGAGGTTTGACAGATTCAAGTAAAGTAGTAATTGAAGTAATTGATGTAAATGACAACGCCCCAACTCTTAGCGTCATGTCATTCACCAGTCCTGTATCTGAAGATTCCCCTTCTGGTACAACTATCGGCATTATaaatgtaaaagatcttgattCAGGTGAAAACGGACAAGTAAACTGTAGAATCGAACAAAATGCACCTTTCAAGATTAAATCTAATTTAAGGAATTACTACACTTTGGTAACAGATACTGTATTAGATCGTGAAAGTGTTTCTGAATATAACATCACTGTAGTTGCAACAGATGCAGGAATGCCTCCTCTCTCGACAAagaaaacttttcatttaaaggtCTCTGATGTGAACGATAATGCTCCAGTGTTTCCACAAAGTGCTTACAATGCGTTTATCACAGAGAACAACTCTCcaggtgtttctgttctcaCGCTAAGAGCTAAAGATCCGGATGAGAACCAAAACGCCCGAATATCTTATATTCTGGAAGATGCTAATATCGGTGCGTCTCCAGTTTCTGAATATGTTTCTATAAATGCAGAAAGCGGAGTGATACACGCAGTGCGCTCATTTGATTATGAGCAGATCAAACAGCTGGTTTTCGTCGTCAAAGCGCAGGATGGAGGCTCTCCTCCACTCAGTAgtaatgtgagtgtgaaaataatgATCCAGGACCAGAACGACAACCCCCCTCAGGTTCTGTACCCAGTCCAGACTGGTGGCTCTCTGGTGGCTGAAATGGTGCCTCGTTCAGCAGATGTGGGCTATCTGGTGACTAAAGTGGTGGCTGTTGATGTGGACTCTGGACAGAATGCCTGGCTCTCCTATAAACTGCAGAAAGCCACAGACAGGGCGCTGTTTGAAGTGGGCTTACAGAATGGAGAAATCAGAACTATCCGCCAGGTGACTGATAAAGATGCtgtgaaacagagactgactgtTATAGTGGAGGACAACGGGCAGCCCTCTCGTTCAGCTACAGTCATTGTTAACGTGGCGGTGGCGGACAGCTTCCCTGAAGTGCTGTCGGAGTTCACTGACTTTCCTCACGACAAGGAGTACAATGACAACCTGACTTTTTACTTAGTGCTGGCTTTGGCTGTAGTGTCCTTCCTGTTCATCACGTGTTTAGTGGTTATTATATCAGTGAAAATCtacagatggagacagtctCGCGTCCTGTATCACTCCAGTCTCCCTGTGATTCCATATTATCCACCACGTTACTCAGACACTTTGGGGACAGGGACTCTCCCACACGTGTACAACTACGAGGTGTGTAGGACGACTGACTCCAGAAGGAGTGACTGTAAGTTCGGCAGAGCTGGTAGTCAGAACGTGTTGATAATGGACCCCAGTTCTACAGGGACGATGCAGCGGATGCAGAGTGAGAAGAGCATCCTGGATGAACCAGACTCTCCTCTAGAG AGTTATTTCAGAATAAGTGTCGTGCTTGGATCACTGTTGGACATATTTTCGTTCTTTTCTTTCGCTATGGCTCGTGGAATAGCAGCCTACACCCGGTGCGTAAAATGGCGCTTTGGCTGCGGACAGAATTGGCGTCTTCTGTTCTTCCTTTTTTATCTCACCTCTATGGTGAGCGGACATATCCGATATTCAATcccagaggagatgaagaaaggCTCTTTAATCGGTAATGTAGCACAGGACCTTGGTTTGGATCTGAGAAGGCTCCGTTCTGGTCGGGCCCGTATCGTGACCGGAGAGAGCATCCAGTACACCGAGCTGAAGACAGACAAAGGGATTCTAGTCGTCAAAGAGAGGATAGACCGAGAGCAGCTTTGCGGGGACGTGACACCGTGTAGTTTCAGCTTTGAGGTGATTTTAGAAAACCCCATGGAGCTTCATCAAATTACAGTTGAAATCACAGATATAAACGATCATTCGCCCTCGTTTAAAAGAGACAGAATGCAATTTGAAATCAGCGAATCAGCTAATGCTGGTGCTCGTTTTTCATTAACTAGTGCTGAAGACCCAGATGTAGATGTGAATGGACTCCGAGAATATTTTCTGACTGAGAATGATAATTTTGTTCTGAAGCAAAACTCCAATGCAGATGGAAAGAAGTATGCAGAGATGGTGTTACAGAAGCCAttagacagagagacaaatCCTCATCTGTCTCTGAAGCTAATAGCTGTCGACGGTGGAACTCCGCAGAGATCTGGTACAGTAAACATAGATATCAGTGTTCTTGATATCAATGATAATGCGCCTGTATTTAATCAATCTGTGTACAAAGCTACAGTGATGGAGAACTCTCCCAGAGACACTTACGTCACCACTGTTAATGCCAGTGATGCGGATCTGGGGTCAAATAGTGTAGTGACGTATTATTTCTCGGACCTCAGCAGTGGACTCAGTaatttgtttacagtaaatgaaAAGAGCGGTACTATTTCAATTACAGGATCTGTTGAttatgaaaaagacaaaaagtacGAACTCAGAATCGAGGCAAAAGATCAGGGAGGTTTATCTGATTCAAGTAAAGTAGTAATTGAAGTAATTGATGTAAATGACAACGCCCCAACTCTTAGCGTCATGTCATTCACCAGTCCTGTATCAGAAGATTCCTCTTCTGGTACAACTATTGGCATTATaaatgtaaaagatcttgattCAGGTGAAAACGGACAAGTAAACTGTAGAATCGAACAAAATGCACCTTTCAAGATTAAATCTAATTTAAGGAATTACTACACTTTGGTAACAGATACTGTATTAGATCGTGAAAGTGTTTCAGAATATAACATCACTGTAGTTGCAACAGATGCAGGAATGCCTCCTCTCTCGACAAAgaaaacttttaatttaaagatCTCTGATGTGAACGATAATGCTCCAGTGTTTCCACAAGGTGTTTACAATGCGTTTATCACAGAGAACAACTCTCcaggtgtttctgttctcaCGCTAAGAGCTAAAGATCCGGATGAAAACCAAAACGCCCGAATATCTTATATTCTGGAAGATGCTAATATCGGTGCGTCTCCAGTTTCTGAATATGTTTCTATAAATGCAGAAAGCGGAGTGATACACGCAGTGCGTTCATTTGATTATGAGCAGATCAAACAGCTGGTTTTCGTCGTCAAAGCGCAGGATGGAGGCTCTCCTCCACTCAGTAGTAATGTGAGTGTGAAAGTAATGATCCAGGACCAGAACGACAACCCCCCTCAGGTTCTGTACCCAGTCCAGACTGGTGGCTCTCTGGTGGCTGAAATGGTGCCTCGTTCAGCAGATGTGGGCTACCTGGTGACTAAAGTGGTGGCTGTTGATGTGGACTCTGGACAGAATGCCTGGCTCTCCTATAAGCTGCAGAAAACCACAGACAGGGCGCTGTTTGAAGTGGGCTTACAGAATGGAGAAATCAGAACTATCCGCCAGGTGACTGATAAAGATGCtgtgaaacagagactgactgtTATAGTGGAGGACAACGGGCAGCCCTCTCGTTCAGCTACAGTCATTGTTAACGTGGCGGTGGCGGACAGCTTCCCTGAAGTGCTGTCGGAGTTCACTGACTTTCCTCACGACAAGGAGTACAATGACAACCTGACTTTTTACTTAGTGCTGGCTTTGGCTGTAGTGTCCTTCCTGTTCATCACGTGTTTAGTGGTTATTATATCAGTGAAGATCtacagatggagacagtctCGCGTCCTGTATCACTCCAGTCTCCCTGTGATTCCATATTATCCTCCACGTTACTCAGACACTTTGGGGACAGGGACTCTCCCGCACGTGTACAACTACGAGGTGTGCAGGACGACTGACTCCAGAAGGAGTGACTGTAAGTTCGGCAGAGCTGGTAGTCAGAACGTGTTGATAATGGACCCCAGTTCTACAGGGACGATGCAGCGGATGCAGAGTGAGAAAAGCATCCTGGATGAACCAGACTCTCCTCTAGAGGTGAGTTGCAATACGTAA
- the LOC141013005 gene encoding protocadherin gamma-A7-like — protein sequence MAYQQPLCKWRLYFGPQRVMILLLFFLFNIVAGQIRYSIPEEMKKGSLIGNVAQDLGLDLRRLRSGRARIVTGENIQYTELKTDKGILVVNERIDREQLCGDVTPCSFSFEIILENPMELHHITIEVVKLMIQDQNDNPPQVLYPVQTGGSLVAEMVPRSADVGYLVTKVVAVDVDSGQNAWLSYKLQKATDRALFEVGLQNGEIRTIRQVTDKDAVKQRLTVIVEDNGQPSRSATVIVNVAVADSFPEVLSEFTDFPHDKEYNDNLTFYLVLALAVVSFLFITCLVVIISVKIYRWRQSRVLYHSSLPVIPYYPPRYSDTLGTGTLPHVYNYEVCRTTDSRRSDCKFGRAGSQNVLIMDPSSTATMQRMQSEKSILDEPDSPLEVSSLRHLTHTPWLHAHSTPTISSLMIVCCVC from the exons ATGGCGTATCAGCAACCACTCTGCAAATGGCGTTTGTATTTCGGACCTCAGCGGGTAATgatcctgttgttgtttttcttgtttaataTTGTGGCTGGACAGATCCGCTACTCTATaccagaggagatgaagaaaggCTCTCTGATCGGTAATGTAGCACAGGATCTTGGTTTGGATCTGAGAAGGCTCCGTTCTGGTCGGGCCCGTATCGTGACCGGAGAAAACATCCAGTACACCGAGCTGAAGACAGACAAAGGGATTCTCGTCGTGAATGAGAGAATTGACCGAGAGCAGCTTTGTGGAGACGTAACACCGTGCAGTTTCAGCTTTGAAATCATTTTAGAAAATCCCATGGAGCTCCATCACATAACGATTGAAGT TGTGAAACTAATGATCCAGGACCAGAACGACAACCCCCCTCAGGTTCTGTACCCAGTCCAGACTGGTGGCTCTCTGGTGGCTGAAATGGTGCCTCGTTCAGCAGATGTGGGCTATCTGGTGACTAAAGTGGTGGCTGTTGATGTGGACTCTGGACAGAATGCCTGGCTCTCCTACAAACTGCAGAAAGCCACAGACAGGGCGCTGTTTGAAGTGGGCTTACAGAATGGAGAAATCAGAACTATCCGCCAGGTGACTGATAAAGATGCtgtgaaacagagactgactgtTATAGTGGAGGACAACGGGCAGCCCTCTCGTTCAGCTACAGTCATTGTTAACGTGGCGGTGGCGGACAGCTTCCCTGAAGTGCTGTCGGAGTTCACAGACTTTCCTCACGACAAGGAGTACAATGACAACCTGACTTTTTACTTAGTGCTGGCTTTGGCTGTAGTGTCCTTCCTCTTCATCACGTGTTTAGTGGTTATTATATCAGTGAAAATCtacagatggagacagtctCGCGTCCTGTATCACTCCAGTCTCCCTGTGATTCCATATTATCCACCACGTTACTCAGACACTTTGGGGACAGGGACTCTCCCACACGTGTACAACTACGAGGTGTGCAGGACGACTGACTCCAGAAGGAGTGACTGTAAGTTCGGCAGAGCTGGTAGTCAGAACGTGTTGATAATGGACCCCAGTTCTACAGCGACGATGCAGCGGATGCAGAGTGAGAAGAGCATCCTGGATGAACCAGATTCTCCTCTAGAGGTCAGTTCACTTCGTCACCTGACTCACACTCCCTGGCTCCATGCGCACTCCACTCCCACCATTTCCTCCCTGATgattgtttgctgtgtttgttga
- the LOC141013006 gene encoding protocadherin gamma-A7-like produces the protein MTAEILFFVVAGQIRYSIPEEMKKGSVIGNVAQDLGLDLRRLRSGRARIVSGENNQYTELKTDKGILVVNERIDREQLCGDVTPCSLSFEIILENPIELHRVTIMIQDQNDNPPQVLYPVQTGGSLVAEMVPRSADVGYLVTKVVAVDVDSGQNAWLSYKLQKATDRALFEVGLQNGEIRTIRQVTDKDAVKQRLTVIVEDNGQPSRSATVIVNVAVADSFPEVLSEFTDFPHDKEYNDNLTFYLVLALAVVSFLFITCLVVIISVKIYRWRQSRVLYHSSLPVIPYYPPRYSDTLGTGTLPHVYNYEVCRTTDSRKSDMKYMQPISQSLVSVEGAETDAPLVEKQLIYSDVHEHGCL, from the exons ATGACAGCGGAGATACTGTTCTTCGT AGTGGCCGGGCAGATTCGTTATTCTATTCCGGAGGAGATGAAAAAAGGCTCCGTTATTGGCAATGTAGCACAAGACCTCGGTCTGGATCTGAGAAGGCTCCGCTCTGGCCGTGCCCGCATCGTTAGTGGGGAGAACAACCAGTACACCGAGCTGAAGACAGACAAAGGGATTCTGGTCGTGAATGAGAGAATAGACCGAGAGCAGCTGTGTGGAGACGTGACACCATGCAGCCTAAGCTTCGAAATAATTTTAGAAAACCCAATCGAGCTTCATCGTGTCAC AATAATGATCCAGGACCAGAACGACAACCCTCCTCAGGTTCTGTACCCAGTCCAGACTGGTGGCTCTCTGGTGGCTGAAATGGTGCCTCGTTCAGCAGATGTGGGCTATCTGGTGACTAAAGTGGTGGCTGTTGATGTGGACTCTGGACAGAATGCCTGGCTCTCCTATAAACTGCAGAAAGCCACAGACAGGGCGCTGTTTGAAGTGGGCTTACAGAATGGAGAAATCAGAACTATCCGCCAGGTGACTGATAAAGATGCtgtgaaacagagactgactgtTATAGTGGAGGACAACGGGCAGCCCTCTCGTTCAGCTACAGTCATTGTTAACGTGGCGGTGGCGGACAGCTTCCCTGAAGTGCTGTCGGAGTTCACTGACTTTCCTCACGACAAGGAGTACAATGACAACCTGACTTTTTACTTAGTGCTGGCTTTGGCTGTAGTGTCCTTCCTGTTCATCACGTGTTTAGTGGTTATTATATCAGTGAAAATCtacagatggagacagtctCGCGTCCTGTATCACTCCAGTCTCCCTGTGATTCCATATTATCCACCACGTTACTCAGACACTTTGGGGACAGGGACTCTCCCACACGTGTACAACTACGAGGTGTGCAGGACGACTGACTCCAGAAAGAGTGACATGAAATATATGCAGCCGATTAGTCAAAGTTTAGTGAGTGTGGAAGGAGCTGAGACTGATGCACCGCTGGTGGAAAAGCAACT TATTTACAGTGACGTGCACGAGCACGGCTGTCTGTGA